In the Candidatus Eisenbacteria bacterium genome, CGCGGACTCGCGATCTCCACGTCGAGCGATCCGGAGCTCTCGCTTTTCGGGTCTCCGTGCGGGACGGCGAGCCAGAGGGCGCTCGCGGCCGCGACGAGGATCGAGATGATTGCCGCCGAGCGAACTGCTTGTCGATTCTGGAGCATCGTTCCTCCGTGGGCAGGTCCTCCGGGAGCCTACGACGGCGCGCTTGCCGTGTCACGCGCCCGCTCGGATTGACAGCCTCCCGTGGCGCACATAGAGTCTGGTGAATCCTCCGCCAGGGGGATTCACCAGGGCCCGCCGACATACAGATCCCGTGCTCCTCCCGGATGAGAGGAAGAGACGCCACTCGGCCGGACCGACGGAGGGAGAGCGAAGTGCGATTCGACTTGAGCCGCCTGCCCGAGAGATTCCACCTGGGGACCTCATCCTTCAGCACGACCGACTGGTGCGGGTCGTTCTATCCCGCCGATCTCCCGCAGCACGAGTTCCTCTCCCACTACGCGAAGGTCTTCCGGACGGTGGAGATCGACGCGACGTGGCATTTCATGCCCGGGGCGCGAACGGTCGACGCATGGGAAAGGAAGGTCCCCGAGGGCTTCGTCTTCGCGGCGAAGGTGCCCAAGGTCATCACCCACGAGAAGCATCTCGAGAACTGCAGGGAGGACTGGGAGCGCTTCCTGGAGACGATGGAACGGCTCGGAGGCAAGCTCGGGCCGTTGCTCTTCCAGTTCAAGTACTTCCCGAAGCGCCAGGACGCCGAGGAGCACAAGACAGGAGAGAAGTTCCTCCGGCGTCTCGAAGCATTCCTGCCGCTCCTGCCCGACAGGGGCAGGTATGTGGTGGAGATCCGCAACGAGACGTGGCTCCGGCCGCCGCTCATGGATCTGCTCCGATCGCGGGGGATCGCCCTGGCCCTGGTGGACCACGTGACGATGCCGAGGCCGGCCAGGTGGTTCGAGCTGTGCGATCCGATCACGGCGGACTTCTCCTATGTCCGGTTCCTCGGGGACCATCACGCCATGGACAATCTGGTCGCGCACAAGAGGGAGGGAGGAGGAAAGAGCCGCGACTGGGACGAACTCGTCGTCGATCGCGCGAGCGAGATGAGGGAGTGGGTCCCGGTCCTCCAGAGGGTCGCGTCGGGCGTGGGGGATCTCTACGCCTACTTCAACAACCATTACGCGGGATTCGCCCCCGGGTCGATCGAGCTGTTCCTGCGCGTGTGGGAGGAGGAGACCGGCCGGGGGAGCCCCGCTGGGACTCCGCGCCCGCGAGAGGAGGGGCCATGAACGGGGATCATGCCTTCGCCTTCCTCTATGTGTCCGAGATCCTCGGGCGGCGCGTGGTCGATCAGGAGGGGCGGGCGATCGGCCGCGTCTCCGATCTCGTCGCCTCGCCCGGAGACCTCTACCCGGCCGTCACGGGGCTCGTGATTCGCCGCAGCGCCGGGGAGCGAAAGGTCGCGGGGATCCCCGCGGAGGATCTGCAGCGCCTGCGCCCCGGACAGGCGATCGCAATCGATCCCGCCGCGCTGCGGAGCCTTCACCTCGAGGGGACCGAGTTCCTCGTCTCGGACCTGCTCCTCGACAAGCAGATCGTCGATGTCCAGGGCGCGAAGGTCGAAAGGGTGAACGACGTCCACCTGCTCTTCACCGATCGCGTCTGGATCGTCCATGTGGACGTCGGCTTCACCGGCCTGCTCCGGCGGATGAAGGCCGAGCGCGCCGTCCGCCGTCTGGTCGGGCTCTTCGGCAAGGCGCTGCGCGACGAGCTGATCTCCTGGAAGTTCGTGCAGCCGCTCGCCGAGGAAGCGTCCGTCGGCGTGCCCCTTCGCCTCAAGGTTACCCACGGAAACATCCGCAAGCTCCACCCTGGAGAGCTGGCCGACATCCTCGAGGATCTTGGGAAGGACGAGCGGACGATGATCGTCCACAGCCTGGATCCGGAGACGGCCGCGGATGTTCTCGAGGAGACGGAAGAGGATGTCCAGGCCGCCGTGATCTCGCAGCTCGCCCCCTCCGTCGCGGCCGACATCCTGGAGGAGATGGACCCCGGTGAGGCGGCCGACATCCTGACGAGCCTGCCCGACGTCCAGAGCGAGGAGATCATCGCCGAGGTCGAGCCGTCCGAGAGGGCGCAGATCAAGCGCCTGATCGAGTACGAGGAGAAGACGGCCGCCGCCCTG is a window encoding:
- a CDS encoding magnesium transporter, with amino-acid sequence MNGDHAFAFLYVSEILGRRVVDQEGRAIGRVSDLVASPGDLYPAVTGLVIRRSAGERKVAGIPAEDLQRLRPGQAIAIDPAALRSLHLEGTEFLVSDLLLDKQIVDVQGAKVERVNDVHLLFTDRVWIVHVDVGFTGLLRRMKAERAVRRLVGLFGKALRDELISWKFVQPLAEEASVGVPLRLKVTHGNIRKLHPGELADILEDLGKDERTMIVHSLDPETAADVLEETEEDVQAAVISQLAPSVAADILEEMDPGEAADILTSLPDVQSEEIIAEVEPSERAQIKRLIEYEEKTAAALMTPEFVSVGPEATVAQVLDEVRRMAPEIEAIYYVYVLDSERRLKGVTTLRSLFRAGAEQKVSEIMETRLVTVGPDEERGEVAEVFQKYSFLGCPVVDEETRMMGVILIKHAFDDLLPEFKREARA
- a CDS encoding DUF72 domain-containing protein, producing the protein MRGRDATRPDRRRESEVRFDLSRLPERFHLGTSSFSTTDWCGSFYPADLPQHEFLSHYAKVFRTVEIDATWHFMPGARTVDAWERKVPEGFVFAAKVPKVITHEKHLENCREDWERFLETMERLGGKLGPLLFQFKYFPKRQDAEEHKTGEKFLRRLEAFLPLLPDRGRYVVEIRNETWLRPPLMDLLRSRGIALALVDHVTMPRPARWFELCDPITADFSYVRFLGDHHAMDNLVAHKREGGGKSRDWDELVVDRASEMREWVPVLQRVASGVGDLYAYFNNHYAGFAPGSIELFLRVWEEETGRGSPAGTPRPREEGP